Proteins encoded in a region of the Oceanibaculum nanhaiense genome:
- a CDS encoding tellurite resistance TerB family protein, which yields MLNKIKEIFAPKAGNVKDAPVRDRLHLAAAALLVEAAATDAQYGAPQREVVERLCREQFALDADEAAELVRDAEAEIEGTNELYGFTRIVREAMPPEERVAIIEMLWEVVYADGTLHEYEASLLRRVCGLIYVTDQDSGTARKRVLEKMGL from the coding sequence ATGCTGAATAAGATCAAAGAGATTTTCGCGCCGAAGGCGGGAAATGTGAAGGATGCCCCCGTGCGGGATCGCCTGCATCTGGCCGCCGCGGCACTGCTGGTCGAGGCGGCCGCCACCGACGCGCAATATGGCGCGCCGCAGCGGGAGGTCGTCGAGCGGCTGTGCCGGGAGCAGTTTGCGCTGGATGCCGACGAGGCGGCGGAACTTGTGCGCGACGCCGAGGCGGAAATCGAGGGCACGAACGAGCTCTATGGGTTTACCCGCATCGTGCGCGAGGCGATGCCGCCGGAGGAACGGGTGGCCATCATCGAGATGCTGTGGGAGGTCGTCTATGCCGATGGCACCCTGCACGAATATGAGGCCAGCCTGTTGCGGCGCGTCTGCGGCCTGATCTATGTGACCGATCAGGATAGCGGCACAGCACGCAAGCGTGTGCTGGAGAAAATGGGGCTTTAG
- a CDS encoding TRAP transporter permease, which produces MSDARPQTSQAPSTDENAGEVNSAANLRPADSLPGRAAFWVGIALAVLHIWINTLGTISELWASVLHFGGFGLLCALLYPAWQAKSASGRAMVLALDILLGLAAVSLFAYLVLGEPTFYARNGAFFWYDWIFTAMAVLLAIEFTRRTTGMIIPILIVLAFTYVTLWGNWFTGVLSFSGLGYETMLFRSFYSDDGMFGVIATISYSFVFMFILFGAFLVRSGAGDFIIDFARAVAGKLIGGPGFVAVIGSALMGTISGSAVANTVSTGVITIPLMKRAGFPAKFAAGVEATASTGGMLMPPIMGAGAFVMASYTQISYLTIAAVSLLPALLYFFGVACFVRVEAKKQNMATTDADAPRLLAVMKRGITFFIPISLLIYMLIDGFTPTYAAGYAILATIVASWFTKTHRMGPKEILEALATGSRNMIMTAVLLVSIGIVVNAVTLTGIGNTFSLMISNWAGGNILIALVLIALASLVLGMGLPVTASYIVLATLSAPALSDMIVQSELVNAFVAGNVPDAAKAIFMLVAPDKLDLLNGPMSKDAAEALVAAIPPEMMGTVKESTLTPAVLTTALLSAHMIIYWLSLDSNVTPPVCLTAFAAAAIAKSPPMATGFTAWKIAKTLYIVPVLFAYTPFLNGDPILALEIFAFALVGIYALIGAMEGYLEAPVAWPMRIVLFAIGITILWPNDWTVNFIGTGLFLAFFAWNLRADRRLRAATA; this is translated from the coding sequence TTGAGCGATGCCCGTCCCCAAACCAGCCAAGCGCCGTCCACCGATGAAAATGCCGGCGAGGTGAACAGTGCGGCCAATCTGCGGCCCGCCGATTCCCTGCCCGGCCGTGCGGCCTTCTGGGTCGGCATCGCGCTGGCGGTGCTGCATATCTGGATCAATACGCTGGGGACGATTTCCGAACTATGGGCGTCGGTGCTGCATTTCGGCGGCTTCGGCCTGCTCTGTGCGCTGCTCTATCCGGCCTGGCAGGCGAAGTCCGCCTCTGGCCGCGCCATGGTCCTGGCGCTCGATATCCTGCTCGGTCTGGCCGCTGTCTCGCTGTTCGCCTATCTGGTGCTGGGCGAGCCGACCTTCTATGCCCGCAATGGCGCCTTCTTCTGGTACGACTGGATATTCACGGCCATGGCCGTGCTGCTGGCGATCGAATTCACCCGGCGTACCACTGGCATGATCATTCCGATCCTGATCGTGCTGGCCTTTACCTATGTGACCCTGTGGGGCAACTGGTTCACCGGCGTGCTGTCCTTCAGCGGCCTTGGCTACGAGACGATGCTGTTCCGCAGCTTCTACTCCGATGACGGGATGTTCGGCGTCATCGCCACCATCTCCTACAGCTTCGTCTTCATGTTCATCCTGTTCGGCGCCTTCCTGGTGCGCTCCGGTGCGGGCGATTTCATCATCGATTTCGCGCGCGCAGTCGCCGGCAAGCTGATCGGCGGGCCGGGCTTCGTCGCCGTCATCGGCTCGGCGCTGATGGGGACGATTTCCGGCTCGGCCGTTGCCAACACCGTCTCCACCGGCGTCATCACCATTCCGCTGATGAAGCGCGCCGGCTTTCCCGCGAAGTTCGCCGCCGGGGTTGAGGCGACGGCATCGACGGGCGGCATGCTGATGCCGCCGATCATGGGGGCGGGCGCCTTCGTGATGGCCAGCTACACGCAGATTTCCTACCTGACCATTGCCGCCGTCTCGCTGCTGCCGGCGCTGCTGTATTTCTTCGGCGTCGCCTGTTTCGTGCGTGTCGAGGCGAAGAAGCAGAATATGGCGACGACGGACGCCGATGCGCCGCGCCTGCTCGCGGTGATGAAGCGCGGCATCACCTTCTTCATCCCGATCAGTCTGCTGATCTACATGCTGATCGACGGCTTCACCCCGACCTATGCCGCCGGCTATGCCATCCTCGCGACCATCGTCGCCTCCTGGTTCACCAAGACCCATCGCATGGGGCCGAAGGAGATCCTGGAGGCGCTGGCGACCGGTTCGCGCAACATGATCATGACCGCCGTGCTGCTGGTCTCCATCGGCATCGTGGTGAATGCGGTGACGCTGACCGGCATCGGCAACACCTTCTCGCTGATGATCAGCAACTGGGCTGGCGGCAACATTCTGATCGCCCTGGTGCTGATCGCGCTGGCCAGCCTGGTGCTGGGCATGGGGCTGCCGGTGACCGCCTCCTACATCGTGCTGGCGACGCTGTCCGCGCCGGCGCTGTCCGACATGATCGTGCAGAGCGAGCTGGTGAACGCCTTCGTCGCCGGCAATGTGCCGGACGCGGCCAAGGCGATCTTCATGCTGGTGGCGCCGGACAAGCTCGACCTGCTGAATGGCCCGATGAGCAAGGATGCGGCCGAGGCGCTGGTCGCCGCCATCCCGCCGGAGATGATGGGCACGGTGAAGGAATCGACGCTGACGCCGGCCGTCCTGACCACGGCGCTGCTGTCGGCGCACATGATCATCTACTGGCTGAGCCTCGATTCGAACGTGACGCCGCCGGTCTGCCTGACCGCGTTTGCCGCCGCCGCCATCGCCAAGAGCCCGCCGATGGCCACCGGCTTTACCGCCTGGAAGATCGCCAAGACGCTGTATATCGTGCCGGTGCTGTTCGCCTATACGCCGTTCCTGAACGGCGACCCGATCCTGGCGCTGGAGATCTTCGCCTTCGCGCTGGTCGGCATCTACGCCCTGATCGGCGCCATGGAAGGCTATCTGGAAGCGCCTGTCGCCTGGCCGATGCGCATCGTGCTGTTCGCCATCGGCATCACCATCCTGTGGCCGAACGACTGGACGGTGAACTTCATCGGCACCGGCCTGTTCCTCGCCTTCTTCGCCTGGAACCTGCGGGCCGACCGGCGGCTGCGCGCGGCAACCGCCTGA
- the ihfB gene encoding integration host factor subunit beta: MTKSELIARLAEQNPHLYQRDVERIVSTIFDEITAALARGDRVELRGFGAFSVKKRDARVGRNPRTGDAVKVDAKHIPFFKTGKQLRERLNAD; the protein is encoded by the coding sequence ATGACCAAATCGGAACTGATCGCGCGGTTAGCGGAGCAGAACCCGCATCTCTACCAGCGGGATGTCGAGCGTATCGTCTCGACCATCTTCGACGAGATCACCGCTGCCCTGGCACGCGGCGACCGGGTTGAGCTTCGGGGTTTCGGGGCTTTTTCTGTGAAGAAGCGCGATGCGCGGGTCGGGCGTAACCCGCGGACCGGCGATGCGGTGAAGGTGGATGCCAAGCATATCCCCTTCTTCAAGACCGGCAAGCAGCTGCGCGAGCGCCTGAACGCCGACTGA
- a CDS encoding CarD family transcriptional regulator — translation MSKKIEFSTGEFVVYPSHGVGQIVGRETQTIAGHELQVFVIDFEKDRMTLRVPVAKAGTSGLRPLSSKKQMQTALAKLKGRSRARRTMWSRRAQEYEAKINSGDPASIAEVVRDLHRNASQPDQSYSERQMYQAALDRLAREFAAIESIDPEAAAQRLEEMMSAA, via the coding sequence ATGTCAAAAAAGATCGAGTTCTCAACCGGCGAGTTCGTGGTGTATCCGTCGCATGGCGTGGGCCAGATTGTCGGTCGCGAGACCCAGACGATCGCCGGTCACGAATTGCAGGTTTTCGTCATCGATTTCGAGAAGGACCGCATGACTCTGCGCGTGCCGGTGGCAAAGGCCGGTACGTCGGGCCTGCGGCCGCTCAGCAGCAAGAAGCAGATGCAGACCGCGCTGGCCAAGCTGAAGGGCCGCAGCCGCGCGCGCCGCACCATGTGGAGCCGCCGCGCCCAGGAATATGAGGCCAAGATCAATTCCGGCGATCCGGCCTCCATTGCCGAAGTGGTGCGCGATCTGCATCGCAACGCCTCGCAGCCGGACCAGTCCTACAGCGAGCGGCAGATGTATCAGGCGGCGCTTGACCGTCTGGCGCGGGAGTTCGCCGCGATCGAGAGCATCGACCCGGAAGCGGCGGCGCAGCGTCTCGAAGAGATGATGAGCGCGGCCTGA
- a CDS encoding TIGR02300 family protein has product MVKPEWGVKRTCHSCGAKFYDLKRDPIVCPKCGTTFDFETALKSRKVRTVAEAKPVPAKAKARPVKDEDTDALEDIEDVEDVEDVGDDDVLAEDDDTDDTLEDVVVTGTKRVAPDDEDEDEDIDLDLDDDEEEALLIDDEEEDSLDEVEEEIDEDEDGDEKPRGR; this is encoded by the coding sequence GTGGTCAAACCCGAATGGGGCGTTAAGCGTACCTGTCATAGCTGCGGCGCGAAATTCTACGACCTGAAGCGCGATCCGATCGTGTGCCCGAAATGTGGCACCACCTTCGATTTCGAGACCGCGCTGAAGAGCCGCAAGGTACGCACGGTTGCCGAAGCCAAGCCGGTTCCGGCGAAGGCGAAGGCACGCCCCGTCAAGGACGAGGATACCGATGCGCTGGAAGACATCGAGGACGTCGAGGACGTCGAGGATGTCGGCGACGACGATGTCCTGGCCGAGGATGACGATACCGACGACACGCTTGAGGATGTCGTGGTGACGGGCACCAAGCGGGTGGCCCCCGATGACGAGGATGAGGACGAGGACATCGATCTCGACCTCGACGACGATGAAGAAGAAGCCCTGCTCATCGACGATGAGGAGGAGGACAGCCTCGACGAAGTGGAAGAAGAGATCGACGAGGACGAGGACGGGGACGAGAAGCCGCGCGGGCGCTGA
- a CDS encoding DUF1207 domain-containing protein, translating into MERPDSKYFRPLILSSLLCAAAVLGPSLPAAAQNDLPGRQDVFLAGYVSAVLERDFAVSGDAASVRDGVVTLRLEAIAGKSSTEIARALEKLKGVRAVRITEAGAAAPAVTPGTLAGVTAQARPAAEGLPVSPQATPTEQTVALPPGKPLFDALLADPRWAHFSASYQYYDNDDDVRHAGSTSFGETFSLLRGPAPYDGNWELGFQAGVFALFDLDSESKDLINADYWVGIPVTYRRDNFSAMARLYHQSSHLGDEYLLRGDVDQDNRVNLSYEAVDLLLSYEFDDTYRVYGGGGFLFHKEPSDLKPWSAQYGIEITPDVTFFDGVARPVFAADLHNREESDWSTDMSLRGGIEFTNPVVGGRRVMLLLEYYSGRNPNGQFYDRRLDYAGIGLHIFY; encoded by the coding sequence GTGGAGCGACCCGATAGCAAGTATTTCCGCCCCCTGATCCTCTCCAGCCTGCTCTGCGCGGCGGCGGTCCTTGGACCGTCCCTGCCGGCGGCGGCACAGAACGACCTGCCGGGCCGCCAGGATGTCTTCCTGGCCGGCTATGTCTCGGCGGTGCTGGAGCGCGATTTCGCCGTCTCCGGCGATGCAGCCAGCGTGCGGGACGGCGTGGTCACGCTGCGCCTTGAGGCCATCGCCGGCAAGTCGAGCACGGAGATCGCGCGGGCGCTGGAAAAGCTGAAAGGTGTGCGCGCGGTACGCATCACGGAAGCCGGCGCGGCCGCGCCGGCCGTTACGCCAGGCACACTCGCCGGCGTTACGGCGCAGGCGCGCCCTGCGGCGGAAGGCCTTCCGGTCTCGCCCCAGGCGACCCCGACCGAACAGACGGTGGCCCTGCCGCCCGGCAAGCCGCTGTTCGATGCCCTGCTGGCGGACCCGCGCTGGGCGCATTTCTCCGCCTCCTATCAGTATTACGACAATGACGATGATGTACGGCACGCCGGCTCGACCAGCTTTGGCGAGACATTCAGCCTGCTGCGCGGCCCCGCCCCCTATGACGGCAATTGGGAGCTGGGCTTCCAGGCCGGCGTGTTCGCGCTGTTCGACCTCGATTCCGAATCGAAGGATCTGATCAACGCCGATTACTGGGTCGGCATCCCGGTGACCTACCGCCGCGATAATTTCTCCGCCATGGCGCGGCTCTATCACCAGAGCTCGCACCTCGGCGACGAATATCTGCTGCGCGGGGATGTGGACCAGGACAACCGGGTCAATCTCAGCTACGAGGCGGTGGACCTGCTGCTGTCCTACGAGTTCGACGACACCTACCGGGTCTATGGCGGCGGCGGATTCCTGTTCCACAAGGAGCCGTCGGACCTGAAGCCCTGGTCGGCGCAGTACGGCATCGAGATCACGCCGGACGTCACCTTCTTCGACGGGGTGGCCCGCCCGGTCTTCGCCGCCGACCTGCACAATCGCGAGGAAAGTGACTGGTCAACCGACATGTCGCTGCGCGGCGGTATCGAGTTCACCAATCCGGTGGTCGGCGGGCGGCGCGTGATGCTGCTGCTGGAATATTACAGCGGCCGCAACCCGAACGGACAGTTCTACGACCGCCGGCTCGACTATGCCGGCATCGGGCTGCACATCTTCTATTAG
- the rpsA gene encoding 30S ribosomal protein S1: MATQTATDTSSVKESFAALLEESLGSGDGLEGTVVKGRVVSIEGDFALIDVGLKSEGRVQLKEFAAPGQKSEIQPGDTVEVYLERMEDKNGEAMLSREKARREESWVLLEKSFEDNQKVTGVIFGRVKGGFTVDLSGAVAFLPGSQVDIRPVRDIGPLMGTPQPFQILKMDRRRGNIVVSRRAVLEESRAEARSELVASLKEGQVLNGVVKNITDYGAFVDLGGVDGLLHVTDIAWRRINHPSEALQIGQTVKVQVIRFNPETQRISLGMKQLEADPWEGVDAKYPVSTRFSGRVTNITDYGAFVELEPGIEGLVHVSEMSWTKKNVHPGKIVSTSQEVEVVVLDVDPVKRRISLGLKQTLANPWDEFAAKFPPQTEVEGEVKNITEFGVFIGLPGDIDGMVHFSDLDWQRPGEEAVKDYKKGDIVKAKVLEVDVEKERISLGIKQLTEDTFPKGTATAAAATGGAASGGVRKGSVVTATVTKVEDNGIEVEVSGAIGFIRRADLSRDRSEQRPDRFAVGEKVDAKITNVDAKSRRMTLSIKAREIDEDKQVMAEFGSSDSGASLGDILGPALARGGEAEDKK, encoded by the coding sequence ATGGCCACACAGACCGCAACGGACACCTCGTCCGTCAAGGAAAGCTTTGCTGCACTGCTGGAGGAGTCGCTCGGCTCCGGTGACGGTCTCGAAGGGACCGTTGTCAAGGGCAGGGTGGTATCCATCGAGGGCGACTTCGCCCTCATCGATGTCGGCCTCAAGTCCGAAGGCCGCGTCCAGCTGAAGGAATTCGCCGCACCCGGCCAGAAGTCCGAAATTCAGCCGGGCGATACGGTCGAGGTCTATCTCGAGCGGATGGAAGACAAGAACGGCGAGGCGATGCTGAGCCGCGAGAAGGCCCGCCGGGAGGAATCCTGGGTCCTGCTCGAGAAGTCCTTCGAGGACAATCAGAAGGTCACCGGCGTGATCTTCGGTCGTGTGAAGGGCGGCTTCACGGTTGACCTGTCGGGGGCCGTGGCCTTCCTGCCGGGCAGCCAGGTCGATATCCGCCCGGTGCGCGACATCGGCCCGCTGATGGGCACGCCGCAGCCCTTCCAGATCCTGAAGATGGACCGTCGCCGCGGCAACATCGTCGTGTCGCGCCGCGCCGTGCTCGAGGAGAGCCGTGCGGAGGCCCGTTCGGAACTGGTCGCCTCCCTGAAGGAAGGCCAGGTGCTGAACGGTGTCGTGAAGAACATCACCGATTACGGCGCCTTCGTCGATCTGGGCGGCGTCGATGGTCTGCTGCACGTCACCGATATCGCGTGGCGCCGCATCAACCACCCGTCCGAGGCGCTGCAGATCGGCCAGACCGTCAAGGTCCAGGTCATCCGCTTCAACCCGGAAACCCAGCGTATCAGCCTTGGCATGAAGCAGCTTGAGGCCGATCCGTGGGAAGGCGTGGACGCCAAGTACCCGGTCTCGACCCGCTTCAGCGGCCGTGTCACCAACATCACCGACTACGGCGCCTTCGTGGAGCTGGAGCCGGGGATCGAGGGGCTGGTGCATGTCTCCGAGATGAGCTGGACCAAGAAGAACGTCCATCCGGGCAAGATCGTCTCCACCTCGCAGGAAGTGGAAGTGGTTGTGCTGGACGTCGATCCGGTCAAGCGCCGCATCTCGCTGGGCCTGAAGCAGACCCTGGCGAACCCGTGGGACGAGTTCGCGGCCAAGTTCCCGCCGCAGACCGAGGTCGAGGGCGAGGTCAAGAACATCACCGAATTCGGTGTGTTCATCGGCCTGCCGGGCGACATCGACGGCATGGTGCACTTCTCTGACCTTGATTGGCAGCGCCCCGGCGAAGAGGCCGTCAAGGACTACAAGAAGGGCGACATCGTGAAGGCCAAGGTGCTGGAAGTCGATGTCGAGAAGGAGCGTATCTCGCTGGGCATCAAGCAGCTCACCGAGGACACCTTCCCGAAGGGGACGGCGACGGCTGCCGCTGCCACCGGCGGTGCCGCTAGCGGTGGCGTGCGCAAGGGCTCGGTCGTGACCGCGACCGTGACCAAGGTCGAGGATAACGGCATCGAGGTCGAGGTGAGCGGGGCCATCGGCTTCATTCGCCGCGCCGACCTGTCGCGCGACCGTTCCGAGCAGCGCCCCGACCGTTTCGCCGTCGGCGAGAAGGTCGATGCCAAGATCACCAACGTCGATGCCAAGTCCCGGCGGATGACGCTGTCGATCAAGGCGCGCGAGATCGACGAGGACAAGCAGGTGATGGCGGAATTCGGCTCGTCCGATTCCGGCGCCAGCCTGGGCGATATCCTCGGCCCGGCACTCGCACGCGGCGGCGAGGCGGAAGACAAGAAGTAA
- a CDS encoding metallophosphoesterase family protein, producing MSDRDKFAVLRGGGRVWAVGAIHGDAERLSRLHDALAARLEDRDCLVYLGNFLGRGTRIVETIDELLRFRIAFLARPYGFIEDIAFLRGNQEEMWDKLLQLQFAPNPPEVLAWMLRQGLQGTMTAYSSTAEEALGIARQGAVAISRWTGQLRAGMQSHPGHMQLLHSLKRAAYTDDGGLLFVNAGIDPERPLTAQSDSFWWGGGSFGRISSPYGGFAKVIRGFDPSHGGVADTPYTATIDAGCGYDGGLVAACFAPDGSVLDWIES from the coding sequence ATGAGTGATCGCGACAAGTTTGCCGTACTCCGCGGAGGCGGGCGGGTCTGGGCTGTAGGCGCCATTCATGGCGATGCCGAGCGGCTGTCGCGCCTGCATGATGCGCTGGCGGCCCGGCTGGAAGATCGCGACTGCCTGGTCTATCTCGGCAATTTCCTGGGCCGCGGCACACGGATCGTGGAAACCATCGACGAGTTGCTGCGCTTCCGCATTGCCTTTCTCGCCCGGCCCTACGGTTTTATCGAGGATATCGCCTTCCTGCGCGGCAATCAGGAGGAGATGTGGGACAAGCTGCTGCAGCTGCAATTTGCCCCCAACCCGCCCGAGGTTCTGGCCTGGATGCTGCGGCAGGGATTGCAGGGCACCATGACGGCCTATAGCAGCACCGCCGAGGAGGCGCTCGGCATCGCCCGCCAGGGGGCGGTGGCGATCTCGCGCTGGACCGGGCAGCTCAGGGCCGGCATGCAGTCTCACCCCGGACACATGCAGCTGTTGCACAGCCTGAAGCGCGCGGCCTACACGGATGATGGCGGACTGCTGTTCGTGAATGCCGGCATCGACCCCGAACGGCCGCTGACCGCGCAGAGCGACAGTTTCTGGTGGGGTGGCGGCAGTTTCGGGCGGATATCCTCCCCCTATGGCGGGTTCGCCAAGGTGATCCGCGGCTTCGACCCCTCGCATGGCGGTGTTGCCGACACGCCCTATACGGCCACCATCGATGCCGGATGCGGCTATGATGGCGGGCTGGTCGCGGCGTGCTTCGCCCCCGATGGCAGCGTGCTGGACTGGATCGAAAGCTGA
- the cmk gene encoding (d)CMP kinase has protein sequence MIIAVDGPAASGKGTIARRIARELDFAYLDTGLLYRGVGVAVLDRGENPEDAGAATRAAESFDPALMADPRLRGDEAAVAASKVAAIPGVRAAMLDFQRGFGRTPPDGKKGAVLDGRDIGTVIFPDADVKLFVTAAVEVRAERRHKELLERGSPSIYARVLQEMQERDQRDRSRSTAPMAIAPDAVVIDTSALDVEAAFEAAMDPIRKKHDR, from the coding sequence ATGATCATCGCGGTTGACGGTCCCGCCGCGTCCGGCAAGGGCACCATCGCACGCCGTATCGCCCGGGAACTGGATTTCGCCTATCTCGATACCGGGCTGCTCTATCGCGGTGTCGGCGTGGCGGTGCTGGATCGCGGCGAGAATCCCGAGGATGCCGGGGCGGCGACGCGCGCGGCGGAATCCTTCGATCCGGCGCTGATGGCCGACCCCCGATTGCGCGGCGACGAGGCGGCGGTGGCGGCCTCCAAGGTCGCCGCGATTCCGGGTGTGCGCGCTGCCATGCTGGACTTCCAGCGCGGCTTCGGGCGCACCCCGCCGGACGGCAAGAAGGGGGCGGTTCTGGACGGGCGCGACATCGGCACGGTGATCTTTCCCGATGCCGATGTGAAGCTGTTCGTCACCGCCGCCGTCGAGGTTCGCGCCGAGCGCCGGCATAAGGAGTTGCTTGAGCGCGGGAGTCCTTCTATATATGCGCGCGTTCTGCAGGAGATGCAGGAGAGGGACCAGCGCGACCGGTCACGGTCGACAGCCCCGATGGCAATTGCACCCGATGCGGTTGTCATCGACACCTCGGCGCTCGACGTCGAGGCGGCCTTCGAGGCGGCGATGGATCCGATCCGGAAAAAGCACGACCGGTAG
- the fdxA gene encoding ferredoxin FdxA, translating to MTYVVTEACIKCKYMDCVEVCPVDCFYEGETMLVIHPDECIDCGVCEPECPPEAIIPDTEGEADRWVEVNRDFAEKWPNITRKGEPPADADEYRGMPGKFEKFFSDKPGKG from the coding sequence ATGACCTACGTGGTGACCGAGGCATGCATCAAGTGCAAATACATGGATTGCGTGGAGGTCTGTCCGGTGGACTGCTTCTACGAGGGCGAGACCATGCTGGTCATCCATCCGGACGAGTGCATCGATTGCGGGGTGTGCGAGCCGGAATGCCCGCCTGAGGCCATCATCCCGGATACCGAGGGCGAGGCCGACCGTTGGGTCGAGGTCAATCGCGACTTTGCGGAGAAATGGCCAAACATCACCCGCAAGGGCGAACCGCCGGCCGACGCAGACGAATATCGCGGCATGCCGGGAAAATTTGAGAAATTCTTTTCCGATAAGCCGGGCAAGGGCTGA
- a CDS encoding glycine zipper domain-containing protein, producing the protein MNMTPIRIEQAKPARSTAQRAITGTMAALALVALSACSSMNNQEQRALSGGALGAAGGAAIGLMTGSWVTGAVIGGAGGAAAGALTSDDDVKVD; encoded by the coding sequence ATGAACATGACCCCCATTCGTATTGAGCAGGCTAAGCCCGCGCGCAGCACCGCGCAGCGGGCCATCACCGGAACCATGGCTGCGCTGGCGCTTGTGGCCCTGTCCGCCTGTTCCAGTATGAACAATCAGGAACAGCGCGCGCTGTCCGGCGGCGCGCTGGGTGCCGCGGGCGGTGCCGCCATCGGCCTGATGACCGGCAGCTGGGTGACCGGCGCGGTGATCGGCGGTGCCGGCGGTGCCGCTGCCGGCGCGCTGACCAGCGACGACGACGTGAAGGTAGATTAG
- the aroA gene encoding 3-phosphoshikimate 1-carboxyvinyltransferase, protein MHPLVSRRAEALRGAVTAPGDKSISHRALMFGGLAIGETAIHGLLEGEDVLNTAKAMRAYGATLRRGEDGVWRVRGVGVGGLAEPEDMLDLGNSGTGARLLMGLAAGHPIISFFTGDASLRRRPMARVMKPLAEMGARFVSREGGRLPLAVTGASSPLPIEYTLPVASAQVKSAILLAGLTAPGETIVIEPEPTRDHSERMLRHFGAAVRVEDRADGTRAVTLTGQPELVAATVRVPGDPSSAAFPAVAALLVPGSEVRIANVGANPLRFGLFETLLEMGADIALENRREEAGEPVVDLLIRAGALKGVVVPPRRAPSMIDEYPILAMAAACADGPTVMEGLAELRVKESDRLGAVARGLAACGVEIEEGPDRLVVHGKGRPPAGGAMIAANLDHRIAMAFAVLGMVTEKPVSIDDGEPIATSFPGFVPMMNGLGADIADQPPQASGAPA, encoded by the coding sequence TTGCATCCGCTCGTCTCCCGCCGTGCCGAGGCGCTTCGCGGCGCCGTCACCGCCCCCGGCGACAAGTCGATCTCGCACCGTGCGCTGATGTTTGGCGGCCTTGCCATTGGCGAGACGGCGATCCATGGCCTGCTGGAGGGCGAGGATGTGCTGAACACCGCCAAGGCGATGCGGGCCTATGGCGCGACCCTGAGGCGCGGCGAGGATGGTGTGTGGCGTGTGCGCGGTGTCGGCGTGGGCGGCCTTGCCGAGCCCGAGGACATGCTGGATCTCGGCAATTCCGGTACCGGCGCGCGGCTGCTGATGGGGCTGGCGGCGGGGCACCCGATCATCAGCTTTTTCACCGGCGATGCCTCGCTGCGCCGCCGCCCGATGGCGCGCGTCATGAAGCCGCTGGCCGAGATGGGCGCGCGCTTCGTGTCCCGCGAGGGCGGCCGGTTGCCGCTGGCGGTGACCGGTGCGTCCAGTCCGCTGCCCATCGAATACACGCTGCCGGTCGCCTCGGCCCAGGTTAAGTCGGCGATCCTGCTGGCCGGCCTGACCGCGCCGGGCGAGACCATCGTCATCGAGCCGGAACCGACCCGCGATCATTCCGAGCGCATGCTGCGCCATTTCGGGGCAGCGGTGCGCGTCGAGGACCGCGCGGACGGCACCCGTGCGGTCACGCTGACCGGCCAGCCGGAGCTGGTGGCGGCCACGGTCAGGGTGCCGGGCGATCCGTCCTCGGCCGCCTTTCCGGCGGTGGCGGCGCTGCTTGTCCCTGGCTCCGAGGTGCGGATTGCCAATGTCGGCGCCAACCCGCTGCGATTCGGCCTGTTCGAGACGCTGCTGGAGATGGGCGCCGATATCGCGCTGGAGAACCGGCGCGAGGAAGCCGGCGAGCCGGTGGTCGATCTGCTGATCCGCGCCGGCGCGCTGAAGGGTGTTGTCGTGCCGCCGCGCCGCGCCCCCAGCATGATCGACGAATATCCGATCCTGGCGATGGCGGCGGCGTGCGCCGATGGCCCCACCGTGATGGAAGGGCTGGCCGAGCTGCGCGTGAAGGAAAGCGACCGGCTGGGCGCGGTGGCGCGCGGGCTGGCCGCCTGCGGCGTCGAAATCGAAGAAGGCCCGGACCGGCTGGTGGTGCACGGCAAGGGCCGTCCGCCGGCGGGTGGTGCCATGATCGCGGCCAATCTGGATCACCGTATTGCCATGGCCTTCGCCGTGCTGGGGATGGTGACCGAGAAGCCGGTCTCGATCGACGATGGGGAGCCGATCGCCACCAGCTTCCCCGGCTTCGTGCCGATGATGAACGGGCTGGGGGCGGATATCGCGGACCAGCCGCCCCAGGCATCTGGCGCGCCGGCATGA